One part of the Equus asinus isolate D_3611 breed Donkey chromosome 6, EquAss-T2T_v2, whole genome shotgun sequence genome encodes these proteins:
- the LOC139045470 gene encoding uncharacterized protein C2orf78-like: protein MEEFEGCQSLIESKRDNGETTQTSSGIVSSSLGSAVDASSSFLAMSENFQNPSLLGTPNSLQLSLPVVSDAASLAGSVCNFSRVSAPAVSSGWLLPSATGTSSQPLMGSAYLYQHSSTTMLSGVTGQSQSSTSAASYPGLFEWGVPGSTAQESSSLGDCTLTVTGHDTTVSSMSMAAHYDRTSGANNPVPLYPSLSTSLVQGTPSQVPNQGHSLSLPYQEGSQVYYYGHGTLGPLLSGELGPCLQSYGSVSYTGAGASAPQPEMVLVLKEIQPTHVLPPASTSGVYYAASAPAIPQTRSQVVETSLGRETFLGLQPPSQTFCLQQTPEFPKSCSSRNTQMLQSNPPHEPADISLTASLQTSNSNLLALSPAPKNWDEFNTNLSKPLDPDQIPIENQDPLPHPLEIPDILQLLACIDPLGPEDHPASENADLGKSSLSLEGQGTLENGTEASGGFADIATLMEDGHLPQLFDPLKDLDQPQGPELIQAKETGAIESIQLQEKSSSRKDASDNTRKNKHQASEPLDGAPKAKIQPKDPECLSGGEGLICNAAASDRAPENEAEHSNSKPQKAAPSRISTTKSHGQERTKKTRGNNPKKAGESRQSGTEVRVEEKPMMPRMKRRKNQPELSQETFKRPRTSLGQHMLESVQVFHALGRKSEKNTGPSSSRALGTCSNPKHPQPCPAIKPWLDKPLEGQCPEETQVKAQKAESSAEMECPPPSRDELPPPGKVRLVPLPFLSVDKPPARPVPRRPQALASHQPAVADPARPASTNSAQPTAVNSTHPAPASLTGPARPARPITTNPARPGWTNPTRPSGPQCPASRPAPYRTASCTSLQQEPVPTAVPMLQAPPKPPAQYLLEDFSKQPIPWRKPVIPGPVMSEPITQEQRPEREAMKRQAQQEREKAAKYTSWGKVQFFIEREKEMEISRYYGYAI, encoded by the exons ATGGAGGAGTTTGAGGGATGCCAGTCCTTAATTGAATCAAAAAGGGACAACGGGGAGA CCACTCAGACTTCATCTGGTATCGTCTCCTCATCTCTTGGATCTGCGGTTgatgcttcctcttcttttcttgccATGTCAG aaaatttccaaaatccaTCCTTACTTGGAACTCCAAACTCCCTgcagctctctcttcctgtggTGAGCGACGCAGCTTCCCTAGCAGGAAGTGTCTGCAATTTCTCCAGAGTCTCTGCTCCAGCCGTCAGTTCAGGATGGCTACTGCCATCAGCCACGGGCACCTCTTCCCAGCCACTCATGGGCAGCGCCTACCTTTACCAACATTCTAGCACAACCATGCTGTCTGGAGTGACTGGCCAGAGCCAGAGCTCCACCTCAGCTGCTTCCTATCCGGGTCTCTTTGAGTGGGGTGTCCCAGGAAGCACTGCACAGGAGTCCTCTTCACTCGGAGACTGCACTCTGACTGTCACTGGCCACGACACAACGGTTTCTTCCATGTCTATGGCAGCACACTATGACAGAACTTCAGGTGCCAATAACCCGGTCCCACTGTATCCATCACTTTCCACCAGCCTTGTTCAGGGAACACCATCTCAGGTTCCAAATCAGGGACACAGCCTGTCACTTCCCTACCAGGAAGGAAGCCAGGTGTACTACTATGGTCACGGCACACTGGGGCCTCTGCTGTCTGGAGAACTTGGCCCCTGCCTGCAGTCCTACGGCTCTGTGTCCTACACAggagctggggcctctgctcctcaACCAGAAATGGTGTTGGTACTAAAGGAGATTCAGCCCACACATGTCCTTCCACCAGCCTCCACCTCTGGGGTCTACTACGCTGCGTCTGCTCCAGCCATCCCACAAACCAGATCTCAAG TGGTGGAAACCTCCCTGGGGAGAGAGACTTTCCTGGGACTGCAACCTCCAAGCCAGACATTTTGTCTACAGCAAACTCCAGAATTCCCCAAATCCTGCAGTAGCAGAAATACCCAGATGCTGCAGAGTAACCCACCACATGAGCCTGCAGACATTTCACTGACAGCTTCACTCCAGACTTCGAACAGTAACCTCCTGGCACTGTCTCCAGCTCCAAAGAATTGGGATGAGTTTAACACCAACCTTTCAAAGCCTCTGGATCCCGACCAGATCCCAATAGAAAACCAAGATCCTCTACCACACCCTTTAGAAATTCCTGATATTCTCCAGCTCCTGGCCTGCATCGATCCCCTCGGGCCAGAGGACCACCCTGCTTCCGAAAACGCTGATCTGGGAAAGAGTAGCCTGAGTCTTGAGGGCCAAGGGACACTGGAAAACGGGACCGAGGCTAGCGGTGGCTTTGCAGACATCGCTACACTGATGGAGGATGGTCACCTTCCCCAACTATTCGACCCCTTGAAAGACCTTGATCAACCCCAAGGCCCCGAGCTGATCCAAGCCAAAGAGACAGGAGCCATCGAGTCCATCCAGCTGCAGGAAAAGTCAAGTAGCAGAAAGGATGCCTCCGATAACACCAGGAAGAACAAACATCAGGCCTCTGAGCCTCTCGATGGTGCTCCCAAGGCCAAAATCCAGCCAAAGGACCCAGAGTGCCTGTCAGGGGGAGAAGGGCTTATTTGCAATGCTGCAGCCAGTGACAGGGCTCCTGAGAACGAGGCCGAGCACTCCAACAGCAAACCTCAGAAAGCCGCACCCAGCAGGATCAGTACAACTAAGAGCCATGGGCAGGAAAGGACCAAGAAGACCAGAGGAAACAACCCCAAGAAAGCCGGAGAGAGTCGGCAGTCAGGGACTGAAGTCAGGGTGGAAGAGAAGCCAATGATGCCCAGGATGAAGCGGAGGAAGAATCAACCCGAGCTGAGCCAAGAAACCTTTAAGCGGCCTCGAACCAGCCTCGGCCAGCACATGCTGGAGTCAGTGCAGGTGTTTCATGCTCTGGGGAGGAAGAGTGAGAAGAACACCGGGCCCTCTTCCTCCCGGGCCCTGGGAACCTGCAGCAACCCCaaacacccccagccctgcccagctatCAAACCGTGGCTGGATAAACCACTGGAGGGTCAGTGTCCTGAGGAAACTCAAGTCAAAGCCCAGAAAGCAGAGAGCAGTGCTGAAATGGAGTGTCCACCTCCATCCCGGGACGAGCTGCCACCTCCTGGGAAGGTCAGGTTGGTACCTTTGCCTTTTCTGTCCGTGGACAAGCCTCCAGCTCGACCTGTTCCTCGGAGGCCACAGGCTCTGGCCTCACATCAGCCTGCTGTGGCAGACCCTGCCCGGCCTGCTTCCACCAACTCAGCTCAACCAACTGCAGTCAATTCCACCCACCCAGCTCCTGCATCTTTGACAGGTCCTGCCAGACCAGCTCGGCCAATTACCACCAACCCCGCTCGACCGGGTTGGACCAACCCCACCCGGCCTAGCGGCCCTCAGTGTCCTGCTTCAAGGCCTGCACCTTACAGAACAGCATCTTGCACTTCTCTCCAGCAGGAGCCCGTTCCCACTGCTGTGCCCATGCTCCAGGCCCCGCCCAAGCCTCCCGCCCAGTATCTACTGGAGGATTTCAGCAAGCAACCAATTCCATGGAGGAAACCCGTCATTCCAGGGCCAGTGATGTCAGAGCCCATCACACAGGAACAGAGGCCAGAGCGGGAGGCCATGAAGAGGCAGGCTCAACAGGAGCGTGAGAAGGCTGCCAAGTACACCTCTTGGGGGAAAGTGCAGTTTTTCattgagagggaaaaagaaatggaaatttctcGATACTATGGCTACGCGATATAA